CGACAATGGCGAACAGCAGCAGCATGCATGTGAAGCGCTGAACTGCAAGAACGAgacagagagagtgtgtgtgtgtgcctctCACGTGCCTAGAGGCACAGATGACTCCACCACGTGCGCCCGCATCTTCTTGGCAGGCGGCGGGCACTGCGGCACGGCGACAAAGACGGTGGTCAGGTCGTGCGGCACCGGGTAGAAGAAGAGCCGCTGCTGCAGCGGCGCGCGCTTCCTCGTCGGCACCGGCGCCGACTTCCGCGGCGCGGGCGGGCACACCGTGGCCGGCACCAGCGCGCTGTCGGCCGTCGTCGGCGTGGTGAAGCTGCCCTCGTCGCCGGCAGTGGCCCCCGCTCCGCAGCTGTCTCGCGGCCCAATTTCTACACCCGTGGCCAGCGGCGTGGCGAAGCCGACGTCGACGCCGTCATCTTGCTTCAGTGGCGCGATGGGCAGCATAGCCATGGAGCCGCTCGCCCTCGGCGTGACGCAGCCGTTGTCGGCGGCAGCGTCGTCGTCCGCTCCTCCTGCAGCGACCGGCCGCGCGCCGCTCGCCTTGGGTGTGACGCAGCCGGTTTCGGCAGCGCCATCGTCCGCCCCCGGCCCTGCAGTAGCCCGCGCGCCGCCCACGGCCGTCTGGATCGGCCGGAGCTCCGCCAATTCGGATATTTCCGCGACGTCGAAGCCCATGGACGCTGAATAGCGCGCTGATCCCGCTGCTGCTCTAGATCCTCTCTCAAGGGATCCAAGAAATAGATTATGCCAGAGAATTGCCCGAGGTGGGGAGCTAGCCAAGCCAGTGGTGTGGTGTGGCTCTGCTTGCTTGTGTGTGGTCTTTTCTAGTAGCGTGTAGGACGAGGAggaagggaggagggaggaggcagGCGTTGTGGAGGTGATGATGGGGAGGAGAAGGAGTGGCTAAACAAGTAAAGGAGAAGCAAGCGAGGAACAGAATTATATGCAGGCAACAAGCAAAGGCCGGGCGCATGTTAAATAGATCATGGCCCTGCCATGAGAGAGAACAGAGGCAGAGTGTGAGAGTGAGAGTGAGGTGGAGAGAGAAGGCAGTGCAAATGGAGTGGCGCAAATGATTGTGGGGGGAATGCATGAGAGGGTGGTGAAACTCTTGGATCGAGTAAGTAGATCGCAGCCCCCATAAAGCTTCCATGTTCCATCTCTCTCCCTCACTCTACCATGGTCTCTCTCCCTCTCTGAGAAAAAGGGATAAATACGGATCAGATCAGACGGATCCGGAGCAGCAAGAACCAGAAGGATGCCGGCAGGCCGGCTGCAGGGGCCGGCTGAGCATGAATTTTCACTGCACCAGGGTTAATTTCTCTGCCCTCTTCACAGTTGTTGAAGGACGATGATTAATGTATACTTAATTACAGTACTCCTACTACAGATCAGAGCGGCTCAAGAATGTTGTTCTCCCTACTCCTCCTACCTACCTACAGCTGCATACAGGTGGTGCAGAAGGATGTTTACAGCAGCACACTGAAGTTAATCTAGCTAGTTTCCAAGGCATGTTCTTCTGTAGTATTGCTGTAGACTAGTACTAGTACTCTGTACTCTACTAGGACGATGCATGCATCATCTATCTGTATTGCTATAGAGTAGCTAGGACGTACAACTATGGTTAATTGCCGCCATGTGTATTGCTTGTTAGAGGAGATGCCTCCCATGACCCCATCAATTTTGCATCGCTGGATGCTTTACATACACATGCATGGATCTGTCCTATTGCCACCGACTAGAAACTACTTATATTCTGATATTCATCAGATTTTCTAGCACAATTAGTACTGCTGTAAACAAAATTGAAGATTGGATTAGATTACAGACACATTTAAAACAAATGAATGACGATGCAGGAATCCAATGCGACAAGTTGCGTAGTAGcagtaagaagaagaagaagaaatggTGATGCAAACAGGAGTTAGTAGGAGGGTAAATGGTTCATGTGGCCGTGTCATGCATGCCTCATACTATGTGGAAGCACTGACATGTCGGCCCCGCGCCCCTGCACAGTGAGCAGAACCGTGGGACACGGCCCTAATAATTTTCGCTGCAGGCTGCGCCGGTCGATCATCCCACCCAATGTCAGCCGTCAGATGGACCCTGTCTCTGCCTGGCGCGCTGCGCTGCTCCGCGTCAATTTCAGAGCCACTGCGACAGGAGAATTTTGTTCAACTAATTTCTTAGTGCTACGTAAGCGGATCACAAAGATAAGGTAGGCAACACAATCACGTTAATTTTTTTTAGAAAGTCGGAGTACAGCGTATAGTATACATGCACTGCCAGTCATCTCGCAGTGCCGTAGCTAGCGATTTACCAAAGCCTGGCACGCCGTAAGCATCATATATTTGTTTAAACATCGTCGGCAATATAAGCAGTAACGCTTCATAGatcataaaaataaataaaaacatgAGATACAATACCAAATAACTCGTTAAACACTAGCCACACAACCAAACCTTTCAACGTCTCGACGACAAAAGTCCAATCTTCGACGTTCATCCTTTTTGTGATCAACTGTGCGTTTACCTGAACACGCTGGTATCGTGTGTATGGTCAGATGTGAGCGCGTGCCCGTTTACATGGCATGCAGTCTCATATACTAGACCTGTAGCACGCCTTGGCGCGCGTTGCCGGGTCCCCACACTTGTGGCTAAACATGTGTATAGTTATACTATAATACCACATGCACCATTTTAGATAACATGATAATATACAATATATATTTCACATGTCTGCAATACGCAAAGGTACATGGCAACAAACAGATGAAAGAATGACACAAGAGGGAGTAACTTGTAATAATAAAATGGTTCAGTTCATTATATCACTTTGAGCATGTCATGGAAAATGCATCATGATATACCAAAAGCAGGTCCTAACGATAGTGAAAGAGATCAACAGATATGGTTCTTCTAATTCTGAGCCCATCTTCGAGAGAAATTACATATTTACATATCTCCTAATTCTGATCCCGTCTTTCTATAGTTCAGTCTTCAATAATTATTTCAACATCAACAGTATATGTGAACATCAGGAGGGAAGCAGATGTGTGCCTTCCTTTTGCATTTGACTCGGTTGAAACAATAAAACTTCTCCCCATAAAAAAGCAGTCTGCAAAAGCATGTTCCAAACATTTTAGAGCATGCTGGCAATACAAAGCAATAAATGGTTGTACAGCAAAGCAGAAGTGCATATGAGCTACTACTGTGACATTTAGTTATGAATCAAGTGGAGCACAATAAGATCATGTTCATAACCTGCAAAAAAAAAGACCTcaatttattattttccatggaTTTAAGTATATTCAATGAGAAATTTCTGCTGTAACCAAGTCTCAAGCTCAAACCAAAATATTATAGTATCATTACTTGAgttgttttctgttttctgtaAGTTGTAGATCTGATGCTACACGCCCTGATCAGTGCGCGGTAGTAATTTATGATTCAGGTATAATGGAAACTcatgtttttttttcctttcttagAATGAGGTATACAACTAATCAACTATACACAACGGATACTTGAGTTCCATGGTAATAAATATTCAGAGAAGAAATATATCACGACAATGATCGCAACTCATTTCATGTAGTGCAAATCACAAAAGGGGGAAGATGCTTTCATGGAAGAATCTAAAATCATTCACTGCATAACTAATATTTTTATCTACTACCAATTATATATCACAGTTGATGTATGTACATTACCAAAACAAAGCAAGTAACAGGAAGCACATTATTATTTTGAGCTGAAGTGTATGCAGATGGCACAAATACTCGAGGCATGTTCTAATTATTCTACTGGCTCTAAGCCCAAAAGAATGAGCAAGAAGAAATATATATCTCTCTCAGAAAAATATAGGATTACTAAGCTGAAGAATAAAAATTTGTCTAATAAAAAAATCCATGCATGACTTCCTACCTCATAAGCGTGCGGACCATTTAGAAGCCAAGCTAACATCAAGTACAAAAAATACAAACCATCATTATTGGCAAAATGCCGCACTTCCTACCTCAGAAGCACGAGGCGTGCAATAATTATTGGGATATCCTACCATGAATTAGCAGGCACAGGTAAAGGGAACATACGCAGAAGAAAGTAAGTAACTCAGTATTTTTTTTCGCTAGATAATGGAAAAAACTAAGAAGGCATGAAAAATACAAGATTTGGAGCTGAGAACCTTCTCCTCAACGGTTCCAGTGCTCAAGAGCCTGTATATGTACACTCTTCTTTTGTCCATCTCTCCATACTCTAGCAGCAGCCTTCACAAATGCCAACAGGTGAAAAGGTTCAGCTCATACAAGGTGTGTGAAATTAAAAAGAACCTTCAGAAGGTGATAAATCAGTGATGTGCAGATATTAACTTGCTTATTATTGGCAGAGTTCCCATTAGGGTCAAAGAGAACCAATCAATTTCCACCCACCAAATTAAGCCCACAACCACCTGCCTTGCTACTAAATAGAAAGACAAACTCGTTCTGCCAATACAGTAATTTCAGATACAATGGTAGGTTCTAACTTCCGAAGTTCAGGGTATAAGGCTGATGTTACGTGCTCTAGATAGATCATTGGATTGATTCACCAACTTTTACCTCTTAATAATGGATGTTGATCCATCAAGTATAACATATGGATATGTCAAGAACTCAAGATGCCTAGGGATATGTCAAGAACTCAAGATGCCTAGGGATATGTCAAGTAGATCACACGCCATCTATAGTATGAGAAGAAATCTCTAAAAGTGCCAAAAAAATTCAGAGCATCTTTGACTTTGACATATCATTTTGCTGTTACAAATGTCAAATAAATTACAGCAAGAAAGAAAACAGCAAGCAGCTAGAGAATATATACAACCCTCTAATAGGAATGTAGGTAGTTTAATAATCCGCAAGGTACTGTCACTCTCTCCaacaagaaagaagaacaaaGAAATGTTATTTATCTATAATTTTCCACTGTACACATCCCCAAAATCCAGAAAAATGGATTGGAAGATCTCTTAAATTGCAAGCCTAATGCTATGAAATCACACTTCAACATTGATGTTCTTATTAGCCAACTAAGC
This sequence is a window from Aegilops tauschii subsp. strangulata cultivar AL8/78 chromosome 7, Aet v6.0, whole genome shotgun sequence. Protein-coding genes within it:
- the LOC109777207 gene encoding uncharacterized protein, whose translation is MGFDVAEISELAELRPIQTAVGGARATAGPGADDGAAETGCVTPKASGARPVAAGGADDDAAADNGCVTPRASGSMAMLPIAPLKQDDGVDVGFATPLATGVEIGPRDSCGAGATAGDEGSFTTPTTADSALVPATVCPPAPRKSAPVPTRKRAPLQQRLFFYPVPHDLTTVFVAVPQCPPPAKKMRAHVVESSVPLGT